The following coding sequences lie in one Notolabrus celidotus isolate fNotCel1 chromosome 20, fNotCel1.pri, whole genome shotgun sequence genomic window:
- the cnn1b gene encoding calponin-1: MSTHFRSGPAFGLSAEVKCKLAGKYDPQKEEELRLWIEDVTGKRIGDGFMESLKDGVLLCELINVLQPGSVRKVNNSTQNWHQLENIGNFVRAITEYGLRPHDLFEANDLFENVNHTQVQCTLIALAGMAKSKGFHSKYDLGVKYAEKQQRRFAPEKLREGRNIIGLQMGTNKLASQKGMTSYGTRRHLYDAKIAMDSPLDQSTISLQMGTNKGASQAGMTAPGTRRHIFDKKLELENCDTTTISLQMGTNKVASQQGMTTYGLPRQVFDNKYCANPTEAYYDNGEEVEFDGYNQYSD; this comes from the exons ATGTCAACGCATTTCAGGAGCGGCCCGGCTTTCGGTCTATCTGCCGAGGTCAAATGTAAG CTTGCAGGGAAGTACGACCCCcaaaaggaggaggagcttagGCTGTGGATTGAGGATGTGACTGGGAAAAGGATCGGGGACGGTTTCATGGAGAGTCTAAAGGATGGTGTTCTGTTGTGCGA ACTCATTAATGTTCTCCAGCCTGGTTCTGTGAGAAAGGTCAACAACTCCACACAAAACTGGCACCAG CTGGAAAACATTGGGAATTTTGTCCGTGCCATTACAGAGTACGGCCTGAGGCCACATGACCTCTTTGAGGCCAATGATCTGTTTGAGAATGTCAACCACACTCAAGTCCAGTGCACACTCATCGCCCTGGCTGGAATG GCTAAGTCCAAAGGATTCCACTCCAAGTACGATTTAGGCGTGAAGTACGCTGAGAAACAGCAGCGCCGCTTCGCTCCAGAGAAGCTCAGGGAGGGACGTAACATCATAGGCCTTCAG ATGGGCACCAACAAGCTTGCCAGCCAAAAGGGCATGACCTCTTATGGCACACGACGGCATTTGTACGATGCCAAAATCGCCATGGATAGCCCACTAGACCAATCTACTATTAGCCTACAAATGGGCACCAACAAGGGAGCCAGCCAG GCTGGCATGACAGCCCCAGGAACTAGGAGGCACATCTTCGACAAGAAGCTGGAGCTGGAGAACTGTGACACTACAACCATCTCTCTGCAGATGGGCACTAACAAAGTGGCTTCCCAGCAGGGAATGACCACCTACGGCCTGCCCCGCCAGGTCTTTGACAACAAGTACTGCGCCAACCCCACTGAGGCCTACTATGACAACGgggaagaggtggagtttgatgGCTACAACCAGTACTCTGACTAA